A stretch of DNA from Erwinia aphidicola:
ACGGTATCAGCGCCAATCTGTTGCAACAGTGCGATGCCGCTGCCGGTGGCGCCTTTATGGTTGGTGGTCACAAAGCCGTCCAGCTCAGGGCGGTATTTCACCACCATTTCGCGGTTGGCGCTGAAGCCGCCGGTGGCGACGATCACGCTTTTAGCGTTGAGAATGCGGCTGTCGTTGTACTCATCCACCACCTTCACGCCGCTCACCGCGCCGTTTTCAACCAGGATTTCGGCCACCGAGGTTTCCAGCAGCACTTCAATTTCACGCTGATTGACGTTTTTCACCAGGCCGCTAATCAGGAAGCCGCCGACCGCTGAACGGTCCGCCGGACGGTGGGTACGATCGATGCTCATGCCGCCGGTAATGGTGATGTCGTTGAGTTCAATGCCGTGGTTTGCCAGCCAGTCGATGGCTTCCGGGGCCAGGTCGACAAACTCGCGCAGCAGTGCAGGATTGTTTTTAAACTTGCCGCCTTTCAGCGTCTCTTCGTAGAACAGCTCTTTGCTGTCCTCAATGCCTTTCAGCTTCTGGAAACGGGTTTCCGCCGCGTTCATCCCGACCGAGGCTTTGATGGTGTTGCCGCCGATGGTGGGCATCTTCTCGATAATCACCACGTGCGCCCCGGCTTCCGAAGCCTGAATCGCCGCCGCCAGGCCTGCACCGCCGCTGCCGACCACCACCACATCGTAGTTCTGCGGTGCCTGCGGGTTGCCGCCCTCTTCAATCACATGCTCCTTGCTGGAGGTGGTCAGTGCGCGGGAGACCGCTTTTTTCAACGCCTCACTCTGGGTCGTCGCCCCGGTGATCGCATCCACGTGCGGGCTGTTAGCCACCAGCATGCGGCTACGCAGGCTTTCAAAGGTGGTGGTGAAGTCGACGTCCAGCGTGTCGTCCGGCACCAGGGTGATATCGGTGATACGGTCGGTGTCGAGCACCACGTTGATGCGCAGCTTAAGCGCTTCGGCTTCCACTTTTTCCTGATAAACCCCGGCCTTGTATTTACGGCCGCCGGTGCTGACGTCGCGGATCATTGCATCGACCAGCGAGAAGCGCCACAGCGGTTCCGGGATGTTAAGGGCTTCACGCTGGGTGCTGTCGATAAACAGCTCCAGGTGATCATTTTTGATAATGCGGTCGGCCCAGTCCGGGTAAGCAATACAGGCTTTACCCACGGCAACCAGATCGAAGCCGTGCTCCAGCGCGCTTTCCGCATCGGCTTTATTCACCACGCCGCCGACGCCAATCACCGGCACTTTGGCCAGGGTTTCAGAGCGCTGCGCGAGGTATTTAGTGATTAACGGCGTTGGGTCTTCGCGGTCGACAATCGACGGGCGCAGCAGCTGGCCAACGGAGAAGTGGACATAGTCGAGACCGCGCGCCGCCAGTTTTTCTAACAGGTACAGCGTGTCATCCCAGCGGATGCCCGGGACTTCCAGCTCTTCCGGCGAGAAGCGATAGCCGATAATAAAGGACGGCGCGGCAAAGCGTTGCGCCATTTTATGGGTGATCTCCAGCACTTCCAGCGGGAAGCGCGCGCGGTTATCGCGGCTACCGCCCCACTTGTCAT
This window harbors:
- a CDS encoding flavocytochrome c, yielding MNTITPILNPLTLPNGAVLKNRLLMAPMTTCTGFYDGTVTSELVEYYRDRAGSIGTVIVECCFIDPKGPAFPGAIAIDSDNKISGLSKIADAIKSKGSKAILQIYHGGRMVEPELIGGRTPVAPSAIAAPREGATTPQALTAEEVEVMITKFGDAVNRAIKAGFDGVEIHGANTYLIQQFYSPNSNQRDDKWGGSRDNRARFPLEVLEITHKMAQRFAAPSFIIGYRFSPEELEVPGIRWDDTLYLLEKLAARGLDYVHFSVGQLLRPSIVDREDPTPLITKYLAQRSETLAKVPVIGVGGVVNKADAESALEHGFDLVAVGKACIAYPDWADRIIKNDHLELFIDSTQREALNIPEPLWRFSLVDAMIRDVSTGGRKYKAGVYQEKVEAEALKLRINVVLDTDRITDITLVPDDTLDVDFTTTFESLRSRMLVANSPHVDAITGATTQSEALKKAVSRALTTSSKEHVIEEGGNPQAPQNYDVVVVGSGGAGLAAAIQASEAGAHVVIIEKMPTIGGNTIKASVGMNAAETRFQKLKGIEDSKELFYEETLKGGKFKNNPALLREFVDLAPEAIDWLANHGIELNDITITGGMSIDRTHRPADRSAVGGFLISGLVKNVNQREIEVLLETSVAEILVENGAVSGVKVVDEYNDSRILNAKSVIVATGGFSANREMVVKYRPELDGFVTTNHKGATGSGIALLQQIGADTVDMGEIQIHPTVEQTTSYLVSEAIRGGGAILVSQAGQRFYNEMETRDKVSAEIIALPEKSAWIIFDDQVRAANKAADEYIAKGFVISAPTPHELAVKLNMDQEALQTTLGRYNEFVAQQKDEDFGRTTALRHPLNKGPYYAIRIAPGVHHTMGGVTINTDTAVLDAQKQVIHGAWAAGEVVGGIHGANRIGGNAVADIIIFGILAGRNAANYAKQ